From Zingiber officinale cultivar Zhangliang chromosome 5B, Zo_v1.1, whole genome shotgun sequence, the proteins below share one genomic window:
- the LOC121985536 gene encoding uncharacterized protein LOC121985536 has translation MLAFVIRRHSRSIHAHFRPSNLFSSSSAASAVPPLKPFSVVEYLVDSWGLSAAEASKASRSLSDVKSSKKPDYFFNFLKSQGFTDSNIKRIINVNPRSVCVKVEPKFRSWLDAGISQSDLVEIITSYPRILHYSIRSVVSRLEFWDRLFGSRKLLVKRLKEKWFFTCSVEKRILPNLKFLMDVCGISEEKASRAMRSRPELLAKKLDSLQTLVRRADELGVPRQSPIKRSKNGTRVSREFCDGI, from the coding sequence ATGCTGGCGTTCGTCATCCGCCGCCATAGCCGTAGTATCCACGCACACTTCCGACCCAGTAAcctattctcttcttcctccgctgCCTCCGCAGTTCCTCCGCTGAAACCGTTTTCCGTTGTCGAGTACCTAGTAGATTCCTGGGGTTTATCTGCCGCCGAGGCATCCAAGGCCTCCCGTTCCTTATCAGATGTCAAATCTAGTAAGAAACCCGACTACTTCTTCAACTTCTTGAAGTCCCAGGGCTTCACCGACTCCAACATCAAGAGGATTATCAATGTCAACCCCAGAAGTGTCTGCGTAAAGGTGGAGCCAAAGTTCCGATCTTGGCTTGACGCGGGAATCTCGCAGTCCGACCTAGTAGAGATAATTACATCATATCCACGTATCCTCCACTATAGCATCCGTTCTGTCGTCTCCAGGTTGGAGTTCTGGGATCGTCTGTTTGGATCGAGGAAGCTTCTTGTTAAGCGTTTAAAGGAAAAATGGTTTTTTACCTGCAGTGTTGAGAAAAGAATCCTTCCCAACCTCAAATTTCTTATGGACGTGTGCGGTATCTCAGAAGAGAAGGCGTCTCGAGCAATGAGAAGCCGCCCTGAGTTACTTGCCAAGAAACTAGATTCACTCCAGACTTTGGTCCGTAGAGCCGACGAGCTGGGCGTCCCTCGACAATCTCCAAT